From the Brassica napus cultivar Da-Ae chromosome A8, Da-Ae, whole genome shotgun sequence genome, one window contains:
- the LOC106439074 gene encoding protein JINGUBANG, giving the protein MAIQDNHSHNDHYRRLTFASFLKSDSLSTGDEAYHTDGDHNHNDNKDAISTNSDSQRPSNASTSDSPIYPLSPWNQTYYPPNDNTTAFSSTNQSPWNQTCSPYHKSPWIYQTRNSDFEDDPDNGLVGTIVRQEGHVYSLAASGDLLFTGSDSKNVRVWKDLKDLSGFKSTSGFVKAIVITGDNRVFTGHQDGKIRVWRGSKRNPERYSRVGSLPTLKEFLTKSVNPKNYVETRRKKNKLKIRHFDAVSCLTVNEDLGLLYSGSWDKTLKVWRLSDSKCLESIEAHDDAVNTVVAGFDDLVFTGSADGTLKVWKRELQGKETKKHVLVHVLMKQESAVTALAVNLNDAVVYCGSSDGSVNFWERKKYLTHGGTIHGHRMAVLCLTSAGSLLLSGGADNNICLWRRNGDGSHTCLSVLMDHDGPVKCLTAVEEAQDDVDDGDKADQRWIVYSGSLDKSVKVWRVTDYAS; this is encoded by the coding sequence ATGGCTATTCAAGATAACCACAGTCACAACGATCATTACCGGAGGCTCACTTTCGCCTCTTTCTTGAAATCGGATTCCCTCTCCACCGGCGACGAAGCTTACCACACGGACGGAGATCACAACCACAACGATAATAAAGACGCGATTAGCACCAACAGCGATTCTCAGCGGCCAAGCAACGCCTCAACTAGCGATTCACCAATCTACCCACTATCTCCATGGAACCAAACTTACTATCCACCCAACGATAATACGACGGCGTTTTCCTCTACTAATCAGTCACCCTGGAACCAAACTTGTTCTCCGTACCACAAATCGCCTTGGATTTACCAAACCAGAAACAGCGATTTCGAGGATGATCCCGACAACGGTTTGGTCGGTACGATCGTGAGGCAAGAAGGACACGTGTACTCTCTTGCTGCTTCAGGGGATCTCCTCTTCACGGGATCCGATTCCAAGAACGTTCGGGTCTGGAAAGATCTGAAAGATTTATCCGGGTTTAAATCAACAAGCGGGTTTGTTAAAGCGATTGTGATAACCGGAGATAACCGGGTTTTCACCGGTCACCAAGACGGTAAAATCCGGGTTTGGAGAGGCTCGAAGAGAAACCCTGAGAGATACTCAAGGGTCGGAAGCTTACCGACTCTGAAAGAGTTTCTCACCAAATCGGTAAACCCGAAAAACTACGTCGAAACTCGTCGCAAGAAAAACAAACTGAAGATCCGACATTTCGACGCCGTGTCGTGTCTTACCGTAAACGAAGATCTCGGTTTACTATACTCCGGTTCGTGGGACAAGACTCTAAAAGTCTGGAGACTATCAGATTCGAAATGTCTAGAATCGATCGAGGCTCACGACGACGCGGTCAACACGGTGGTCGCCGGGTTTGACGATTTGGTATTCACCGGATCAGCCGACGGAACGTTGAAAGTTTGGAAACGTGAGCTCCAAGGGAAAGAGACCAAGAAGCATGTTTTGGTACACGTGTTGATGAAACAAGAGAGCGCCGTAACGGCGTTAGCCGTTAATTTAAACGACGCTGTGGTTTATTGCGGATCATCTGACGGTTCCGTTAACTTTTGGGAACGGAAAAAATATTTGACTCACGGCGGGACAATTCACGGTCATCGAATGGCGGTGCTATGCCTCACCTCCGCCGGGAGTCTGTTATTGAGCGGCGGAGCTGATAATAATATCTGCCTTTGGAGGAGAAACGGCGACGGATCTCACACGTGTCTTTCTGTTTTGATGGATCACGACGGACCTGTTAAGTGTTTAACGGCGGTGGAAGAAGCACAGGACGATGTCGACGACGGTGATAAGGCAGATCAACGGTGGATAGTGTACAGTGGAAGTTTAGACAAATCGGTGAAAGTGTGGCGCGTGACGGACTACGCGTCTTAA
- the LOC106443916 gene encoding mitogen-activated protein kinase kinase kinase 20-like, with product MQSNEEFVKFLGEGAYGYVNLVRYTNPDDGSSFLSAVKNSYDADYDTLQKELEILLKLRGCPRIVTCFGHSLRQGLSNYGNKVHKLQLEYASEGSLNAFMDHYADRKLPEPLVKDFTRMILEGLVSIHDHGYVHCDIKPDNLLVFPSRQDSFELKISDFGNTLEVGEVPKFWESEFPWVGTPIYMPPESVRDGFANKGIDLWSVGCLVLEMYTGVIPWEGVNINLLATRLRCGKAPEIPESLPSDAKAFIETCFSRNPEERGSARELLLHPFLPRPQVEEEAEDKKTSNSFLLKLFKLRIRRTSSNKKPTADVVAVSDKKPLKFRFFPTKTTQFKRTLNKVLRLKKSTDFNLVSVH from the coding sequence ATGCAGTCAAACGAAGAATTCGTGAAGTTTCTTGGAGAAGGCGCTTACGGTTACGTTAACCTAGTCCGCTACACTAACCCCGACGACGGCTCTTCGTTTCTCTCCGCCGTCAAAAATTCTTACGACGCAGACTACGACACTCTCCAAAAAGAGTTAGAGATTCTTCTCAAACTCAGGGGATGTCCCAGGATCGTTACATGTTTCGGTCACTCTCTTCGTCAAGGTCTCAGCAATTACGGTAACAAAGTCCACAAGCTTCAACTCGAGTACGCTTCCGAAGGTAGTTTAAACGCTTTCATGGACCATTACGCCGACAGAAAGTTGCCGGAGCCGTTGGTAAAAGATTTCACGCGAATGATTCTCGAAGGTTTGGTCTCGATTCACGACCATGGTTATGTTCACTGCGACATCAAACCAGACAACTTACTTGTCTTCCCTTCGAGACAAGATTCGTTCGAGCTCAAGATTTCTGACTTCGGCAACACGTTAGAGGTGGGAGAGGTTCCTAAATTCTGGGAAAGCGAGTTCCCGTGGGTGGGGACTCCTATCTACATGCCGCCTGAGTCTGTCCGTGACGGCTTCGCCAACAAAGGAATAGATTTGTGGTCGGTGGGGTGTTTGGTACTGGAGATGTACACGGGCGTGATTCCTTGGGAAGGTGTTAATATCAATCTTCTAGCGACTCGTCTTCGTTGTGGTAAAGCTCCTGAGATCCCTGAGAGTTTGCCTTCTGATGCAAAGGCTTTTATTGAAACGTGTTTCTCAAGGAATCCTGAGGAGAGAGGAAGCGCGCGTGAGTTGTTGCTTCATCCCTTCTTGCCTCGTCCACaagttgaagaagaagcagaggacAAGAAGACAAGTAACTCGTTTCTGTTGAAGCTGTTCAAGTTGAGAATCAGACGAACAAGTTCCAACAAGAAACCAACGGCGGATGTTGTTGCTGTTTCAGACAAAAAGCCTCTGAAGTTCAGGTTTTTCCCGACAAAGACCACACAGTTTAAGAGAACTCTGAACAAAGTCTTGAGGTTGAAGAAATCGACAGACTTCAATTTAGTGTCTGTCCATTAA
- the LOC106443917 gene encoding mitochondrial import receptor subunit TOM6 homolog has translation MFSGMFMEKPDKAVALKQLRTHVALFGGWVVAIRAVPYVLSYFSDSKEELKLDF, from the coding sequence ATGTTTTCTGGAATGTTCATGGAGAAGCCAGACAAAGCCGTGGCTTTGAAGCAGCTACGGACCCATGTTGCTCTGTTCGGCGGCTGGGTTGTGGCCATCCGTGCTGTTCCGTACGTCCTCTCGTATTTCTCAGATTCCAAGGAGGAGCTTAAGCTCGACTTCTAA
- the LOC106439076 gene encoding CASP-like protein 5C3, with the protein MVEVPGSVGTSASLSLRLGQTFLAFGALLFMTIGVRFYQFTAFCYLVTIMALAIPWNLTLAMVDIYCVLLNQPFQKPRILLAISIGDWVVSVLALASASSAASVVDLLRSDESVCPPTICNRYQFAATLAFLTWFLSLSSSLFNLWLLPSL; encoded by the exons ATGGTGGAGGTTCCTGGTTCTGTTGGCACAAGTGCAAGCCTCTCCTTGAGATTAGGTCAAACATTTTTAGCATTTGGTGCTCTTCTCTTCATGACCATCGGTGTTCGTTTCTACCAATTCACAGCTTTCTG CTACTTGGTGACGATCATGGCTTTGGCTATACCATGGAACTTGACACTAGCAATGGTGGATATCTATTGCGTTCTTCTCAACCAACCATTTCAAAAGCCACGAATCCTTCTCGCCATCTCAATTGGTGATTGG GTGGTGTCTGTTCTAGCGTTGGCTTCAGCTTCATCAGCAGCCAGTGTTGTGGATCTTTTGCGATCAGACGAATCAGTTTGCCCTCCAACGATATGCAACAGATACCAGTTTGCAGCCACATTAGCTTTCTTGACTTGGttcttgtctctttcttcttctctcttcaacCTCTGGCTACTTCCATCTCTCTGA
- the LOC106439078 gene encoding cytochrome c biogenesis protein CCS1, chloroplastic, with protein sequence MIVTLNPKILHFSKLNPQSPRPRPSPRFHRTTNCKLQNPQDGNKTGSITKTISLSDSAPPVTESSSVKGGGNGGGGGGGGGGGFLKRLPRKVLSVLSNLPLAITEMSTIAALMALGTVIEQGETPEFYFEKYPEDSPVLGFFTWRWIFALGFDHMYSAPIFLGMLALLAASLMACTYTTQIPLVKVARRWSFMKSDESIKKQDFAESLPRASIQDLGVILMGDGYEVFMKGPSLYAFKGLAGRFAPIGVHIAMILIMVGGTLSATGSFRGSVTVPQGLNFVMGDVLAPIGFLSVPTDSFNTEVHVNRFTMDYYDSGEVSQFHSDLSLRDLNGKEVVRKTISVNDPLRYGGVTIYQTDWSFSALQVSKDGEGPFNLAMAPIKINGDKKLYGTFLPVGDTNAPNVKGISMLARDLQSIVVYDLEGKFAGIRRPNSKLPIEIDGMKIVIEDAIGSTGLELKTDPGVPVVYAGFGALMLTTCISYLSHSQIWALQNGTTLVVGGRTNRAKNEFPDDMNRLLDQVPELIKTSVD encoded by the exons ATGATcgtaaccctaaaccctaagatTCTCCACTTCTCCAAACTCAATCCCCAATCTCCTCGCCCTCGTCCCTCTCCACGCTTCCACAGAACCACCAATTGCAAGCTTCAGAATCCTCAAGATGGGAACAAGACCGGAAGCATCACCAAAACCATCTCCCTCTCCGATTCCGCCCCGCCGGTTACGGAATCGAGTTCCGTGAAAGGAGGTGGTAacggcggcggcggaggaggaggaggaggaggagggtttCTGAAGAGGCTACCGAGAAAGGTGTTGTCAGTTTTGTCTAATCTCCCTCTAGCGATCACAGAGATGTCCACCATTGCTGCTCTCATGGCTCTCG GCACTGTGATTGAGCAAGGCGAAACGCCTGAgttctatttcgaaaagtatcCAGAGGATAGTCCTGTCTTGGGGTTCTTCACTTGGAGATGGATCTTCGCTCTTGGGTTCGATCATATGTACTCTGCTCCTATTTTCCTTGGGATGTTGGCTCTCTTGGCAGCTTCTCTTATGGCTTGTACTTATACCACTCAGATTCCTCTTGTTAAGGTTGCAAGaag ATGGAGTTTTATGAAGTCTGATGAGTCTATCAAGAAGCAGGATTTTGCAGAGTCTCTTCCAAGAGCTTCTATTCAAGACTTGGGTGTCATTTTGATGGGTGATGGTTATGAG GTGTTTATGAAGGGTCCGTCATTGTATGCTTTCAAGGGTTTGGCTGGTAGGTTTGCGCCTATTGGAGTACATATAGCAATGATTCTGATCATGGTTGGTGGAACACTTAGTGCCACCGGGAGCTTTAGAGGCTCCGTCACTGTTCCTCAAGGGCTTAATTTTGTCATGGGAGATGTCTTAGCTCCTATTGGGTTTCTCTCTGTTCCAACGGATTCTTTTAATACCGAAGTTCATGTTAACCGGTTCACCATGGATTATTACGATAGTGGAGAG GTATCGCAGTTTCATTCTGATCTTTCACTACGTGACCTTAATGGGAAAGAGGTTGTGAGAAAGACGATTAGTGTCAATGATCCGTTGAGATACGGTGGGGTCACTATATACCAGACAGATTGGAGTTTCTCGGCTTTGCAGGTGAGTAAAGATGGTGAAGGACCATTCAACTTGGCTATGGCACCTATTAAGATCAATGGAGACAAGAAGTTATATGGGACCTTCTTACCAGTTGGTGATACTAATGCTCCCAATGTCAAAGGAAT ATCGATGCTTGCTAGGGATCTACAATCGATTGTTGTGTATGATTTGGAAGGAAAATTCGCAGGAATAAGGAGACCAAACTCCAAGCTTCCCATTGAGATCGATGGTATGAAGATTGTGATTGAGGATGCAATAGGAAGCACTGGTCTTGAGTTGAAG ACTGACCCAGGAGTACCAGTGGTGTATGCTGGTTTTGGTGCTCTAATGCTCACAACCTGTATCAGTTACTTATCCCATTCACAG ATATGGGCACTACAAAACGGAACAACATTGGTGGTGGGGGGAAGAACCAACAGAGCCAAGAACGAGTTCCCTGATGACATGAATCGTTTGCTGGATCAAGTTCCCGAGCTAATTAAGACTTCAGTTGATTAG